The proteins below come from a single Psychrobacter sp. FDAARGOS_221 genomic window:
- the folB gene encoding dihydroneopterin aldolase translates to MNSADKVIIKGLKVQAVIGVFDWERAIEQPLVIDVTMTTDITKAGKSDDIADAINYKEVCDDITLWCQQQQAKLIERLAEYIAQGILDKYQTSEVEVTVAKPTAIAEADAVAVQIVRSAS, encoded by the coding sequence ATGAACTCAGCAGATAAAGTAATCATCAAAGGCTTAAAAGTACAAGCCGTTATCGGTGTGTTTGATTGGGAAAGAGCGATAGAGCAGCCGTTGGTCATCGATGTCACTATGACCACAGATATTACTAAGGCGGGTAAAAGTGATGATATCGCTGACGCGATTAACTATAAAGAAGTGTGTGATGACATTACTCTGTGGTGTCAGCAGCAACAAGCCAAGCTGATTGAAAGATTGGCAGAGTATATCGCCCAAGGAATTTTGGATAAATACCAAACCAGTGAAGTAGAGGTGACGGTAGCTAAGCCAACGGCGATTGCCGAAGCCGATGCGGTTGCGGTACAAATCGTACGCAGTGCTAGCTAA
- a CDS encoding glycerate kinase gives MNILIAPDSFKESLNAIEVCNAIKEGFSQVYPNAEYHLLPLADGGEGTSSVLSYVLDGEWQQIKVHDPLMRPVTAKYFLTHDGMAIIEVAEACGLHLLASAERNPLITTTYGVGEMIADAIGKGAIRLLIGLGGSATNDAGAGMLQALGVRIFDTNGNLLSAGGANLIDTHSIDASPLKDLLSTIKIAVACDVTSPLCGPTGASHVFGPQKGATSADDILTLDQALAHFAAVTDSAAFSLTGTHNIKPNCADVEGAGAAGGLGFALMAYCQAGLKSGFDTISEVVQLDQHLASADLVITGEGKLDAQTAMGKVASGVALRAKAINPSLPVIAICGSVDRDLSAQNRFNNLPFDVVMPSIQKPDALENILAGAYPNVAQTAYQLAAALQLGQRLNPE, from the coding sequence ATGAATATTCTAATCGCACCAGACTCATTTAAAGAAAGCCTAAACGCTATTGAGGTCTGTAACGCTATCAAAGAAGGCTTTAGTCAGGTTTACCCTAATGCCGAATATCACTTATTGCCACTCGCTGATGGCGGCGAAGGCACCTCAAGTGTCTTATCCTATGTATTAGATGGTGAGTGGCAGCAAATTAAAGTGCATGATCCGTTGATGCGCCCTGTTACCGCCAAATACTTCTTAACGCATGATGGCATGGCGATTATTGAAGTCGCTGAAGCATGCGGATTGCATTTATTAGCATCGGCTGAACGTAATCCATTGATTACGACCACTTATGGTGTTGGTGAAATGATAGCCGATGCTATTGGTAAAGGCGCCATACGACTACTGATTGGATTAGGCGGCAGTGCGACTAATGATGCAGGTGCTGGCATGTTGCAAGCGTTAGGCGTCAGAATATTCGACACCAATGGTAACCTGCTAAGCGCAGGCGGTGCGAATCTTATTGATACTCATAGTATTGATGCCTCACCTTTAAAAGATTTACTGTCAACGATTAAGATTGCCGTGGCTTGCGATGTAACCAGCCCACTGTGTGGTCCTACTGGCGCCAGCCATGTATTTGGGCCCCAAAAAGGCGCCACTTCTGCTGATGACATACTCACTTTAGATCAAGCACTGGCTCACTTTGCCGCTGTCACTGATTCTGCTGCTTTCAGCTTAACTGGCACTCACAATATCAAACCAAACTGTGCAGATGTTGAAGGTGCAGGCGCTGCAGGTGGCTTAGGATTTGCGCTGATGGCTTATTGCCAAGCTGGACTCAAATCAGGATTTGATACGATTTCTGAAGTGGTTCAACTGGACCAACATTTAGCCAGTGCTGACTTAGTGATTACTGGTGAAGGTAAACTTGATGCCCAAACCGCTATGGGTAAAGTTGCCAGTGGTGTAGCATTGCGAGCCAAGGCTATCAATCCAAGCTTACCCGTGATTGCTATCTGTGGCAGTGTAGATCGAGATTTAAGCGCTCAAAACCGTTTTAACAACCTACCCTTTGATGTAGTAATGCCCAGTATTCAAAAGCCAGATGCATTAGAAAACATACTTGCAGGCGCCTACCCTAATGTGGCGCAAACCGCTTATCAATTGGCTGCTGCCTTGCAATTAGGACAGCGTCTCAACCCTGAATGA
- the xseB gene encoding exodeoxyribonuclease VII small subunit: MATRTRKKAAPKTFKDAYQILKTNAEELQNANEPDIDNLMNTVEQSIAAYKVCQARIEAVQQALDAAFDEEVAEDEPSQDDATETESSAE; this comes from the coding sequence ATGGCCACACGTACCCGTAAAAAAGCCGCACCAAAAACATTCAAAGATGCGTATCAAATTCTAAAAACCAATGCCGAAGAGTTGCAAAACGCTAATGAACCAGACATCGATAACCTGATGAATACGGTTGAGCAATCTATAGCCGCTTATAAAGTATGCCAAGCACGTATTGAAGCGGTACAACAAGCGCTAGATGCCGCTTTTGATGAAGAGGTTGCAGAAGATGAGCCTAGTCAGGATGATGCGACTGAAACTGAGAGTTCAGCTGAGTAA
- the rarD gene encoding EamA family transporter RarD — MSSHSLNNVHAKPKPAVIRTTNKGVLTALGAFLIWGSFPFYFKQLGEYNAIEIIGHRIVWTFVCLTIVLVIGKRWQWVTTLKNNPHLIWITFVSGLIIACNWLTYVWAVNANQVLEASLGYFISPLVGIMLSLVFLKERLRPLQWIAVAFALSSVLIQVVMLGKLPIVSLVLALSFSVYGVMQRRTPLQALDALFLETALLLPLCIWWFLQADVASANIEFWWSSEIWFLMLAGPITLVPLLLFNKSTKMVAYSILSFMNYLTPTMIFCLAVFYYHEPFDTKRLMIFGLIWIGLALFSIDLWQNRPSKVLKQLQKKQKNGEL, encoded by the coding sequence ATGTCCTCTCACTCACTTAATAACGTACACGCTAAGCCAAAACCAGCCGTCATACGCACCACCAATAAAGGGGTGTTAACCGCACTGGGTGCTTTCTTAATTTGGGGTAGTTTTCCCTTTTATTTCAAGCAATTGGGTGAGTACAATGCGATCGAAATTATTGGTCATCGTATTGTGTGGACCTTTGTTTGCTTAACGATTGTATTAGTAATCGGTAAGCGCTGGCAGTGGGTGACTACTTTAAAGAATAACCCGCATTTAATTTGGATTACCTTTGTTTCTGGATTAATTATTGCTTGCAACTGGCTAACGTATGTTTGGGCGGTCAATGCCAATCAGGTGCTAGAAGCCAGCTTGGGCTATTTTATCAGCCCATTAGTCGGCATTATGCTGTCACTGGTTTTCTTAAAAGAAAGGTTGCGACCATTACAATGGATAGCTGTCGCTTTTGCCTTGTCTTCGGTGCTGATACAGGTAGTGATGCTCGGTAAATTACCGATTGTGTCTTTGGTATTGGCGCTGTCTTTTAGTGTCTATGGGGTGATGCAAAGACGCACGCCATTACAGGCGTTGGATGCCTTATTTTTAGAAACCGCATTACTGCTACCGCTTTGCATTTGGTGGTTCTTACAAGCGGATGTGGCCAGTGCCAATATTGAGTTTTGGTGGAGTTCTGAGATTTGGTTTTTGATGTTGGCGGGTCCGATTACCTTGGTGCCTTTGTTGCTGTTTAACAAATCAACTAAGATGGTAGCCTACAGTATCTTAAGCTTTATGAATTACTTAACACCGACCATGATTTTCTGTTTGGCAGTATTTTATTATCATGAACCTTTTGATACCAAGCGTTTAATGATTTTTGGTTTAATTTGGATCGGCTTGGCCTTGTTCAGTATCGATCTGTGGCAAAATCGTCCTAGCAAAGTGTTAAAGCAGCTGCAAAAGAAACAAAAGAATGGTGAGCTTTAA
- a CDS encoding bifunctional prephenate dehydrogenase/3-phosphoshikimate 1-carboxyvinyltransferase yields the protein MLFEQVCIIGLGLIGASLAQAIKDRQLAERLVAVDRQATSIDAAIEAEVISAGSDTLADVVEGCDCIIVAVPVKAVGAVFSEIQLAMQQGLISADCIISDVCSTKQNVVEAAKQVFGELPSGLVPAHPIAGAEQSGFNARRGDLFVNHSLIICPIKTTHPEAQLQISDLWQAVGATIMKMDVAHHDAVLAYTSHLPHLLAFNLVEQLASHDDNMDIFRYAAGGFRDFTRIAASDPVMWHDIFIANKPALLTALDEYSDYLVNLRHLIEQEDSTQLLGLLGRAQSARKHFGHMLTSTPYTKKLTETSHTENSMAQSTQASSTYIITPSRTIEGSIQVPGDKSISHRSIMFGSLAEGVTRVTGFLEGEDALATLQAFRDMGVTIEGPDNGNVVIHGVGINGLKPSRTPLYMGNSGTTMRLLSGILAAQKFDSVLTGDASLSKRPMERVAKPLREMGATLQTTGERGTAPISITGSDKRGNPLHGITYDMPVASAQVKSCLLLAGLWAEGTTTVIQPEISRDHTERMLSAFGYEVQVDGNRISVEGGGKLTACDIAVPADISSAAFFMVAASIAQNSEITITKVGMNPTRTGIIDILKLMNADISLSNETFVGGEPVADITIKSAQLKGIHIPEALVPLAIDEFPVLFVAASCASGQTVLTGAKELRVKESDRIAVMADGLTQLGVDCTVTEDGIIIEGKGVEGKGAATLNNDTKNATNHNDDLPAVFGGGEIYSHHDHRIAMSFAVASLRASDTITIKGVETVNTSFPGFSELANKIGMNIATRTL from the coding sequence ATGCTGTTTGAACAGGTTTGTATTATCGGATTAGGCCTAATCGGAGCAAGCCTCGCTCAAGCAATCAAGGACAGACAGTTGGCTGAAAGGCTAGTCGCTGTCGATCGGCAAGCCACCAGTATTGATGCTGCCATTGAAGCAGAAGTCATTAGTGCCGGTAGTGATACCTTAGCCGATGTGGTTGAAGGCTGTGACTGTATTATTGTGGCAGTCCCGGTAAAAGCGGTTGGTGCTGTGTTTTCTGAGATACAGCTCGCCATGCAGCAAGGATTAATCAGTGCTGATTGTATTATCAGTGATGTATGCAGTACCAAGCAAAACGTGGTCGAAGCGGCCAAGCAGGTGTTTGGTGAACTGCCTTCGGGACTGGTACCTGCGCATCCGATTGCTGGCGCTGAGCAGTCAGGCTTTAATGCGCGCCGCGGTGATTTATTCGTCAATCACAGTTTGATTATTTGCCCAATAAAAACAACCCACCCTGAAGCACAATTACAAATCAGTGATTTGTGGCAAGCGGTGGGTGCTACCATTATGAAAATGGATGTGGCACATCATGATGCGGTATTGGCTTACACCAGTCATCTACCACATTTATTGGCTTTTAACTTAGTAGAGCAATTGGCCAGTCACGATGACAATATGGATATATTTCGCTATGCCGCTGGCGGGTTTAGAGACTTTACCCGTATTGCAGCCAGCGACCCTGTGATGTGGCATGATATTTTTATCGCCAACAAGCCTGCGTTATTAACTGCTTTAGATGAATACAGTGATTATTTAGTTAACTTACGTCATCTGATCGAACAAGAAGACTCGACTCAATTGCTGGGTTTATTAGGTCGAGCCCAATCAGCAAGAAAGCATTTTGGTCATATGTTAACCAGCACCCCTTATACTAAAAAATTAACGGAAACCTCTCATACGGAAAATTCTATGGCTCAGTCAACTCAGGCGTCTAGCACTTACATTATTACACCCAGCCGCACAATTGAAGGCAGCATCCAAGTACCAGGCGACAAGTCTATTTCGCATCGCAGCATCATGTTTGGTAGCTTGGCAGAAGGCGTAACTCGGGTGACTGGCTTTTTGGAAGGTGAAGATGCTTTAGCAACCTTGCAAGCGTTTCGTGATATGGGTGTGACCATTGAAGGTCCAGATAACGGCAATGTGGTGATTCATGGTGTTGGTATTAATGGTTTAAAGCCAAGCCGTACGCCACTGTATATGGGTAACTCTGGCACTACCATGCGATTGCTGTCTGGTATTTTGGCGGCGCAAAAGTTTGATAGTGTGTTGACCGGTGATGCCAGCTTATCAAAACGTCCGATGGAGCGTGTGGCTAAGCCTTTACGTGAAATGGGCGCAACTTTACAGACCACTGGAGAGCGTGGTACCGCGCCGATTAGCATTACTGGTAGTGATAAACGTGGCAACCCACTGCATGGTATTACTTATGATATGCCAGTGGCTTCAGCACAGGTTAAGTCTTGCTTGTTATTGGCTGGCTTATGGGCAGAAGGCACAACGACAGTCATCCAGCCTGAGATTAGCCGCGACCATACTGAGCGTATGCTGTCCGCCTTTGGCTATGAAGTGCAAGTCGATGGCAACCGTATCAGTGTCGAAGGCGGCGGTAAACTGACTGCCTGTGATATCGCTGTGCCTGCCGATATTTCATCAGCAGCATTTTTCATGGTTGCTGCAAGTATTGCTCAAAATAGTGAAATTACCATCACTAAAGTGGGCATGAACCCAACACGTACCGGTATCATCGATATTTTAAAGCTAATGAATGCGGATATCAGCTTATCGAATGAAACCTTTGTTGGCGGTGAGCCGGTTGCGGATATCACCATTAAGTCGGCACAACTAAAAGGCATTCATATTCCAGAAGCGCTGGTACCACTAGCCATTGATGAGTTCCCTGTATTATTCGTAGCCGCAAGCTGCGCCTCAGGTCAAACGGTATTGACCGGTGCCAAAGAGCTTAGAGTCAAAGAGTCGGACCGTATTGCAGTGATGGCCGATGGGTTGACACAGTTGGGCGTCGACTGTACGGTAACTGAAGATGGTATTATTATTGAAGGTAAAGGCGTTGAAGGTAAAGGTGCTGCTACCCTAAACAATGATACAAAGAATGCGACTAACCATAATGATGACTTGCCAGCAGTATTTGGCGGCGGCGAAATATACTCGCATCACGACCACCGTATTGCCATGAGCTTTGCAGTTGCCAGCTTAAGAGCCAGTGACACCATTACCATTAAAGGTGTCGAAACCGTTAATACCAGCTTCCCAGGATTCTCAGAGTTGGCCAATAAGATAGGTATGAATATCGCAACCCGTACCCTGTAG